The Oncorhynchus kisutch isolate 150728-3 linkage group LG10, Okis_V2, whole genome shotgun sequence region tctcatcttttaagtgggagaacttgcacaattggtggctgactaaatacttttttgccccactgtatcaatTGTACAAACAGACTGCTTTGTATACATTCAAAttggttgtgcgtgtgtgtgttcccattGGAACAAGCTAGTTTGGGAGCGCCTCCGGTAGTAGTCGTTAGCGTCAGAGCAATGAGTGATAAAATCCAGATTTAGTCCGTATGGCCAAACGGTACTCTTTCTGTCGGTCAATATTAACTTCTAGAGCAGAGAGCCAGTAAGGTTAGAAATGAGAAGATATTCATTCCGCATACCGCGCTAAACCAGTGTGGACTGACAACAGGCATATCCGTATTATGTCGCTCCGGTCAACATAACGCTAGCAAGTATGGCGAATAGTTTAATGTGAGACGTCACTAGTAAACCCACCCTTTCCAGGGTAAAAGGGACCCTATTTTGTGCTTGGAAGTGAGATTTCTGAACAAAGTAGGGTTAGCTTGCACGAGATGCTAAGctaacaaaagggggggggggacatttttCACTTCCTGTGTTCCGTTTAAATTCCTCCGCCTTGCGGGACGGAAGTCCCGCACTTTGTACTTCCGTTTGATTTCAGCATTCTGCATCACTGGTGGTGAAGAACCGCAAGTACATCTCTTAAAAGGAGTGGTGGAAATCCAAATGTGGATCACGTTAAAATAATCCAGCAATCTCAATTGATTGGGTCTcattcaatttatttatttaagttgTCGGACATACCTTTCTAGGTTCTTCCAATTAAATGAGACACCTTAAACTTAGCAATAGTAACCTAGATGAACCAACTTCCCAGGTTAATTTAAAGTTTAATTCCCAGATAGCCTATCCAGGTATGATCTATCGACCACTCCACCACTATCAACCCCTCCACCACTAGACACCTCCACCACTATCAACCCTCCACCAGTATCGACCCATTCACAACTATCGACCCCTCCACAACTATCTACCCCTCCACCATAATCAACCCCTACACCAATATCGACCCCTAAACAACTATAAACCCCTACACCACTATCGACCCTAAACAACTATAAACCCCTCCACCACTATCGACCCCTCCACCACTATTCACCACTATAAACCCCTCCACCACTATTCACCACTATCAACCCCTCCACCACTATCGACCCCTACACCACTATAAACCCCTCCACCACTAACCACCACTATCGACCCCTCCAACACCATCCACCCCTCCACCACTATCGACCCCTCCACCACTATCGACCCCTCAACCACTATCGACCCCTCAACCACTATCGACCCCTCCACCACTATCGACCCCTCCACCACTATCGACCCCTCCACTACTATCGACCCATACACCACTATAAACCCCTCCACCACTAACCACCACTATCGACCCCTCCAACACCATCCACCCCTCCACCACTATCAACCCCTCCACCACTATCGACCCCTCCACCACTATCGACCCCTCTACCACTATTGACCCCTCCACCATTATCAACCACTATCCACCCCTCCACCACTATCGACCCCTCAACCACTAGACCCCTCAACCACTATCGACCCCTCAACCACTATCGACCCCTACACCACTATCAACCACTATCCACCACTATTAATCCCTCCACCACTATTAATCCCTCCACCACTATCAACCACCATCGACCCCTCCACCACTATCCACCCCTCCACCACTATCCACCCCTCCACCACTATCCACCCCTCCAACACTATTAATCCCTCCACCACCATCGACCCCTCCACCACCAGACCCCTCCACCACTATCGACCCCTCCACCACTATAGACCCCTCCACCACTATAGACCCCTCCACCACTATAGACCCCTCCACCACTATAGACCCCTCCACCACTATCCACCCCTCCAACACTATTAATCCCTCCACCACCATCGACCCCTCCACCGACCCCTCCACCACTATAGACCCCTCCACCACTATAGACCCCTCCACCACTATAGATCCCTCCACCACTATAGATCCCTCCACCACTATAGATCCCTCCACCACTATAGACCCCTCCACCACTATAGACCCCTCCACCACTATCCACCCCTCCACCACTATAGACCCCTCCACCACTATAGACCCCTCCACCACTATCCACCCCTCCACCACTATAGACCCCTCCACCACTATCCACCACTATCGACCTCTCCACCAGTGTGGGTTTTGTCCTGTCAAGGTtgacccctccaccctccaccagtGTGTCTGGGAACTCTTTTTTTTAATTCCATCACACAGCCTTCTTACTGTATAAGAAAGAATTACCATAACAGTGACTCACAAATATGTACAGTATGGTATGGGGTggtactgtgccttcagaaagtattcgtaccccttgacttattccacattttgttgtgttacaacatGAATTCAAACTGATTCAACGTAtcttttctcacccatctacacacaatagcccataatgacaaagtcataATGTGTTTTTAGACatctttgcacatttattgaaaattaaatacagaactATCTCATTCACATAAGTAGCACActtctgagtcaatactttgtagaagcaactTGGGAAGCGATTacatctgtgagtctttctgggtaaaagCCTCTAAGAGTTTTCCCAcaactggattgtgcaacatttgcccattatttttttcaaaattcttcaaactctttcagattggttgttgatcatttgcTCTACaactattttcaagtcttgcaatAGGTtatcaagtagatttaagtcaaagctgtaactgtaactcagccactcaggataATTCACTATCTTCTTGGTCACTCAGGATAATTCACTATCTTCTTGGTCACTCAGGATAATTCACTATCTTCTTGGCCACTCAGGATAATTCACTATCTTCTTGGCCACTCAGGATAATTCACTATCTTCTTGGCCACTCAGGATAATTCACTATCTTCTTGGCCACTCAGGATAATTCACTATCTTCTTGGCCACTCAGGATAATTCACTATCTTCTTGGCCACTCAGGATAATTCACTATCTTCTTTGCCACTCAGGATAATTCACTATCTTCTTGGCCACTCAGGATAATTCACTATCTTCTTGGCCACTCAGGATAATTCACTATCTTCTTGGCCACTCAGGATAATTCACTATCTTCTTGGCCACTCAGGATAATTCACTATCTTCTTTGCCACTCAGGATAATTCACTATCTTCTTGGTCACTCAGGATAATTCACTATCTTCTTTGCCACTCAGGATAATTCACTATCTTCTTTGCCACTCAGGATAATTCACTATCTTCTTGGTCACTCAGGATAATTCACTATCTTCTTGGTCACTCAGGATAATTCACTATCTTCTTGGCCACTCAGGATAATTCACTATCTTCTTGGCCACTCAGGATAATTCACTATCTTCTTGGCCACTCAGGATAATTCACTATCTTCTTTGCCACTCAGGATAATTCACTATCTTCTTGGTCACTCAGGATAATTCACTATCTTCTTGGTCACTCAGGATAATTCACTATCTTCTTGGTCACTCAGGATAATTCACTATCTTCTTGGTCACTCAGGATAATTCACTATCTTCTTGGCCACTCAGGATAATTCACTATCTTCTTTGCCACTCAGGATAATTCACTATCTTCTTTGCCACTCAGAATAATTCactatcttcttggtaagcaactccagtgtagatttgtccttgtgttttaggttattgttaattcatctcccagtgtctggtgaaaagcagactgaaccagattttgcTCTAgatttttgcctgtgcttagttccattccatttttttatcctaaaaaactcccagtcattaacgattacaagcatacccataacatgaggaagccaccactatgcttgaatatatgaagagtggtactcagtcatgtgttgtgttgtatttgccccaaacataacattttgtattcaggacaaaaagtgaattgctttgccaaattttttgcagtattaccttTAGTGGCTTatggcaaacaggatgcatgttttggaatatttgcattctgttcaggcttccttcttttcactctgtcaattaggttaatattgtggagtaactacaatgttgttgatccatcctcagttctcctatcacagccattaaactaactgttttaaagtcaccattggcctaatggtgaaatccctgagaggtttacttcctctccggcaactgagttaggaagtacgcctgtatctttgtagtgactgggtgtattgatacaccatccaaagtggaattaataacttcaccatgttcaaagggatattcagtgtctgcttttttaaattttcacccctctaccaataagtgcccttctttgcgaggcattggaaaacctccctggtctttgtggttgaacctgTGCTTGAAATGAAtttctcgactgagggaccttacagataattgtatgtgtggagtacagagattaggtacagtgccttgcgaaagtattcggcccccttgaactttgcgaccttttgccacatttcaggcttcaaacataaagatataaaactgtatttttttgtgaagaatcaacaacaagtgggacacaatcatgaagtggaacgacatttattggatatttcaaacttttttaacaaatcaaaaactgaaaaattgggcgtgcaaaattattcagaccccttaaattaatactttgtagcgccaccttttgctgcgattacagctgtaagtcgcttggggtatgtctctatcagttttgcacatcgagagactgaatttttttcaagggggccgaatactttcgcaaggcactgtagtcattcaaaaatcatgttaaacactattattgcacagaaAGTTAGTCTACAcaatttatgtgacttgttaaagcaCATTTTCGATCCTgtacgtatttaggcttgccattacaaaggggttgaatacttattgactgaagaaatttcagcttttcattattaattaatttgtaaaacattcttacaataaaattccactttgacattatggggtattgtgtgtagatcagtgacacacaacatttaatccattttagattcaggctgtaacacaacagaatgtggaaaaagtcaaggagtgtgaatactttctgaaggtgctgtactagcttactgacacacacacacacacacacacacacacacacgtacagcgTGACAGTTGTAAAATCATACTGCAATTTTCCACTCATAAGTCTCTTGCACAGATGTATTCCTTTAGTCTCAGAATGTTCTGTCTTTCCCCAAGGAACAcaatctcctgttctctctctgtgtgtgtgtgtgtgtgtgtgtgtgtgtgtgtgtgtgaccataaTCACtacaccatctcctcctccatgaaCATccactccctctcactctcctaaTAAATTATTTTCTGATAGAAAAGTCCAgaaccacagagacagacattacGTTCTTGTTCCAgaaccacagagacagacattacATTCTTGTTCCAgaaccacagagacagacattatTTTCTTGTTCCAGAACCACAGAGACAGACGTTACGTTCTTGTTCCAGAACCACAGAGACAGACGTTATGTTCTTGTTCCAGAACCACAGAGACAGACGTTACGTTCTTGTTCCAgaaccacagagacagacattagGTTCTTGTTCCAgaaccacagagacagacattacATTATTGTTCCAgaaccacagagacagacattacATTCTTGTTCCAgaaccacagagacagacattatGTTCTTGTTCCAgaaccacagagacagacattaaGTTCTTGTTCCAGAACCACAGAGACAGAAGTTACGTTCTTGTTCCAGAACCACAGAGACAGACGTTGCGTTCTTGTTCCAgaaccacagagacagacattagGTTCTTGTTCCAgaaccacagagacagacattagGTTCTTGTTCCAgaaccacagagacagacattacATTCTTGTTCCAgaaccacagagacagacattacATTCTTGTTCCAgaaccacagagacagacattacGTTCTTGTTCCAgaaccacagagacagacattatGTTCTTTGTTGTCTGATAAGTCAACGTCTCCCACGAGGACGAAGCCTGTGATCACACACAATATAATgagagcagcacacacacacacacacacacacacggttagcaCTAGCAGTCTGCTAACTGGGTTTTGTTTGTCCTGGCAAGGTTGATATTAGCGTAGGATTTTGAATACCGAAACATTTTCCATTGGCTTAGATCAGTGTTTCTCAACCTTAAAATAAACTCTGACACTTTTACATCGATGGGAAAGTTTGAAATGCTGAATGATGTCAGTCACCCTTGTCGGCTTAATGAGATATGTTGAATAATGTCAGTCACCCTTGTCGGCTTAATGAGATATGTTGAATAATGTCAGTCACCCTTGTCGGCTTAATGAGATATGTTGAATAATGTCAGTCACCCATGTCGGTTTAATGAGATATGTTGAATAATGTCAGTCACCCTTGTCGGTTTAATGAGATATGTTGAATAATGTCAGTCACCCTTGTCGGTTTAATGAGATATGTTGAATAATGTCAGTCACCCTTGTCGGTTTAATGAGATATGTTGAATAATGTCAGTCACCCTTGTCGGTTTAATGAGATATGTTGAATAATGTCAGTCACCCTTGTCGGTTTAATGAGATATGTTGAATAATGTCAGTCACCCTTGTCGGTTTAATGAGATATGTTGAATAATGTCAGTCACCCTTGTCGGTTTAATGAGATATGTTGAATAATGTCAGTCACCCTTGTTGGGTTAATGAGATATGTTGAATAATGTCAGTACCCTTGTTAGGTTAATGAGATATGTTGAATAATGTCAGTCACCCTTGTCGGGTTAATGAGATATGTTGAATAATGTCAGTCACCCTTGTCAGCTTAATGAGATATGTTGAATAATGTCAGTCACCCTTGTCGGTTTAattagataataaacagaaagACTGGCTTATCTTCATAAATGAGAACAAGGTTAACATTGCATTATGTTCAATGACTTATCACGGCAGTGTGAGGTCACGACAACAGAAATGATGTGGCTACCTGCCTGTCATCCTGTGTGGCTCTTTCCATCATCAGCAGAATGCCATGAGTCCTAGGGATCCACAGTCTCTCCATGTATGAGTAGTCTCCCtcctccacacagagagagagagagagagagagagagacagagaaagagagagacagaaagagagagtgagaaagagagagagagaaagagaccgacagagagagaaagacagagacagaaagacagagagagagagagaaacacacagaaataaaaaCCCATCAACTGAGATTGGAGTAGGAACTATATCATGAAGTATGAGTGAAATCATTTATAAAAATTGTATAAACAATGTATAAACGGTCAGGATGTAGGCCACGGTAATCTATGGCCAACATAACTGTCATATTCATACTTGTACCCATGGGGGTACATAGACATTCCATAGGGGGTACTTAGCCTTTCCATAGGGGGTACTTAGCCTTTCCATAGGGGGTTCTTAGCCTTTCCATATGGGGTACTCGGCCTTTCCATAGGGGGTACTCGACCTTTCCAATGGGGGTACTCGGCCTTTCCATAGGGGGTACTCAACCTTTCCATAGGGGGAACTCAGCCTTTCCATAGGGGGAACTTAGCCTTTCCATAGGGGGAACTTAGCCTTTCCATAGGGGGAACTTAGCCTTTCCATAGGGGGAACTTAGCCTTTCCATAGGGGGAACTTAGCCTTTCCATAGGGGGAACTTAGCCTTTCCATAGGGGGAACTTAGCCTTTCCATAGGGGGAACTTAGCCTTTCCATAGGGGGAACTTAGCCTTTCCATAGGGGGAACTTAGCCTTTCCATAGGGGGAACTTAGCCTTTCCATAGGGGGAACTTAGCCTTTCCATAGGGGGAACTTTGCAAAACCCATTAGAACACAGGCCTACTGAGGGTGTATTTCTGGGGTACTCCGAACAGAGCAAAATGGGATTGGGGTACAGTTGAGAATCACTGTTTTAACCTTATCCTTACACTATTGCAACCAatgtctcctccagtgttataggTGCTGTGTGTGGAGGCTGAACACCCTCATATCTCCCAGTCGCTCCCATCCCTCTTCCTCACCTCCCACCTCTTGGTCCCTGCCATACAGGTGGGGGCTGCTTGCGGAGGCTGAACGCCCTCATATCTCCCAGTCGCTCCCATCCCTCTTCCTCACCTCCCACGTCCTGGTCCCTGTCATACAGGTGGGGGCTGCTTGCGGAGGCTGAACGCCCTCATATCTCCCAGTCGCTCCCATCCCTCTTCCTCACCTCCCACGTCCTGGTCCCTGTCATACAGGTGGGGGCTGCTTGCGGAGGCTGAACGCCCTCATATCTCCCAGTCGCTCCCATCCCTCTTCCTCACCTCCCACGTCCTGGTCCCTGTCATACAGGTGGGGGCTGCTTGCGGAGGCTGAACGCCCTCTTATCTCCCAGGCTGAAGGAGGCGATTATGGGCTGGGTGACCAACGTGGCCTCGTCGTCACTGTGCCAGACTATGCTGTGCTTGCTGTTCCTGTACAGGTTaccagtgatggaaaaagtactcaattgtcctacttgagtaaaagtaaaaaggtACCTTCATAGAAAgctactcaagtaaaagtgaaagtcacctggtaaaatcctacttgagtaaaagtctaaaagtatttggttttaaatatacttaagtatcaaaagtaaatggaattgctaaaatgtacttaagtatcaaaaagtaaaagtataaatcatttcaaattccttatattaagcacatcagacagcacaaatcgtcacgttctgaccttagttcttttgttatgtctttgttttagtatggtcagggcttgagttgggtgggttgtctatgtttgtttttctatgttgtgttttgtgtttggcctggtatggttctcaatcagaggcaggtgtcgttagttgtctctgattgagaatcatacttaggtagccttttcccacctgtgtttcgtgggtgattgttttctgttatgtgtctgtcaccttacagaactgtttcatttcgttctcctttgttattttgtttagtgttctctgtttaataaATAATATGataaacacttaccacgctgcgctttggtccgatccttgctactcctcctcagacgaagaggaggaaagccgttacagaatcacccaccaccaaaggaccaagcagcgtggtatcgggcAGCAGCAGAAATCTCTGGACTCCTGGACATAGGAGGAGATTTTAGACGGCAAGGGACCCtaggcacaggctggggaatatcgccgccccagggaagagctggaggcagccaaaGCAGAGCGGCAGCATTTTGAGGAGTTGGCACGGCAGCGCAACAgagacgagaggcagccccaaaaatgtattgggggtggcacacagggagtt contains the following coding sequences:
- the LOC116375789 gene encoding alpha-ketoglutarate-dependent dioxygenase alkB homolog 3-like, with translation MGATGRYEGVQPPQAAPTCMAGTKRWEEGDYSYMERLWIPRTHGILLMMERATQDDRQHSMAKEYHDRGPRINLTFCTMYPEPEGQIPGTGLPSPNNCLSHTHLHT